The Cryobacterium roopkundense sequence CCGTAAAATCGCCTGACGTGGGATAGGCGTAGTTACCGGGTCCGTTGTCGTCGCCCAGCGGGTCTTCATGGCTGAAGATCAGCGCGCCGTCGATGGCGTCGCTGACGATCGTGCGCATCACCTGCGCAGTGCCGCCTCCGGCCGCGGTACTCGTGATCACGAGCACGTTGGTTCCGAAGGCCGACGCGAGGTTCAGAGTGAACGCGCCGGAGGCATCCGCTGTGCCGTACGCCGTCGCCGTCTGGCTGTCGTCGTCGATGGCAACCCGCGCGATGGCGATGGCGGCGCCCGGCTCGGCGGTGCCCGATACTGTCGTTGTCGCCTCGGCCTCCGCGCTGTCTGCGGGCGTTGTCACGGTCAACGGGGTCGTGCCCTGCGTGTGGGTCACGTAGCGGTCGAGAACTTCGGCAGGCTGCTCCAGCGACGTGCCGGCACCGACGGCGGCGGTGAGGCGCACCTGCGCGGCAGACGCCCACGTGAGGGGAGACGCCGACCCCACCGACTGACCGTTCACGAAGCCGATCGATGCGGTGGCCGGATCACTGCCGAAGGGTGACGCGGGCACGTCGGGCTGGTCCCAGACCTGTTCGGGCACGAGCCCAGGACCGGACGTCATCGTGTTGATCGCCACGAGCTGGGCAGCCGCCTCGTCGGACTGCCCCTGCGCGAGATACTGCTGTGCGCGTTCGACGCCGAGCACCGGCCATGGGTGGCCGAGCCCAGAGAAATTGTTCGTCCAGGGGGCTCCCGTCACGGAGCAATTCGTCGCCACGCCCACGAAGCAATCTCCGTAGCCGTCGCCGTTATAGCGCAGCCAGCCGGGCCCGCTGGCGGTGGCTCGTTGCAGCGTCGCGTCTGTGACCACGAGGGAATCGAGGATGACCTGGTCGGTCGCGGGAAGTATTCCCAGACGCACATATTCGAGAAAACCGGCGTCCACGATTGCGCGCTGGTCGAGTGTCGGCCCGCCGTTACCCACGTTGTAGCTGATCGCAGCGTTCGGATCCCCGGTCTTGGACAGTCGGATGAAATACGGCGAGCTGGACAGCGGGCCGGTCGTGGTGACGCCCCATGAGGTGATGGAACGCTGATACTGGTCCGCCGTCGCGCGCCACACCGCGGCGCTGGCCGGGTCATCGTGCCGGTCTGCGATCGCCGCTGCGGCGACCAACCCCGCGATCTCGGCGGCGATTGTGGAGGGGGAGTAGCCGGGTTGCTCCTCCCAGCGCTCCACACCGAAGCTCGGCCCGCGACTGATCAGAAAATTCGCCGCGAGCTTCACGTGTGGCCAGAGGTCGTCGTCGTCCGCGAGCCCAGACTGGAGGGCCATCAGCAGTGGATACGCTGTTTCGTCGAGCTGGTCGTTGAAAGCGTCCGCTGCCTTCGTGCCGTCGAGGAGTGAATTGCGCGGCTGTGACCCGTTCGCTTGCTGGCTCGACAGCAGCAGATAGCGCACGGTGTCGCGGGCTGTCGCGATGTCTCCGGCGGTGTACAGGGCTGTCCACGCCTCGTAGAGGTCGCGGGCAAACACTTCGCGGTATCCGGCCACGAAGAGGTTGCTTGGATCGTTGGCCGGGATGGACTGCCCCCACGGGGCGTTGACGCCTGCCACGATCGCTCCCGGATAGGTCTTGTCCTCGGAGGCCTTCACGACATTCGCGGCGCGATAGTAGCTTCGCCCGGCCGTTGCTGTTTCGGCGGGTGTGAGCCCGGTGGCCGACAGAGCCGGTGCGATCAGGCCGCGATCGTAGCTCGCCCAGCCCGCGATGTAACTGGCCTGCATGCGCGCCAGAGGCGTACCCGCCGTGGCGCGTGCTGTCTTCACCGCCGACGCCTGGGTCGTGCCGAAGCCCAGCACGAGCGTGGCGTGGTTGGACGCATCGCGCTGCACACCCACAGTTTGCGCCACGTTGCCGCCCGTCGCTGTCGTGCCTGTCGCGGTGAGGCCATGCGTGGAATCGAGTTGCACGAGACCATCGCTCGGGGATCCGACGAATCCGCTGCCGATTCCGTCGAAAGCCTTGTTGGCCGTCAAGGCCAGGAAGGACGGCACAGCATATGCGGAGCGGTCGGCCTGACTTTCTGTTGCGGTGTCGAAGGAGACCGGCACACCGGTCGAGGTCGAGGTATCGATGACTGCAGAATCGGCCCCGCCGTTTGCCGAGCCACCGCCGCCGTTGCCACCTGCGTTCGCGTCGAGCCGCACGAAGAGCTTGAACCTGCCCGGGTTCTTCTTCGCGTCGGCAGAGAGCGGCACGAACCTGGTGCGCACGACCACGCTATCCCGGAGCGAATCGGTGAAGTAGCGGTTCACGAGACGGTACGCACCACTCTTGGCGGTCGAGGTCACGGTGCAGACCATGCCCGTGGCATCCGCAGACACCGTGTAGGTCATGTCCCGGCTCTGCAGGTCGGTGAAACTCGTTCCATCGGTGACGATGTACTGCATGGTTTCCACGTTGGTTGCATCCACCGTGGGGGCGTAGACATCGGAGAGAATGCCATTGGCGACCGTGAACCAAATCTTTGATGTGGCGTTGCGGGCCGTGCCGATGCAGTCCTTGCGGGACTGGCCCTGATGGCTGACAGCCCCGGGAGAACCTGCAGCTTCCACAGTTGAGGCCGTCCTGGCTGATGCCGCGCACCCTGTGGGGAGTGCCAACAACGTAAGCACCACGAGGAACGAGGGCAGGAGAAAGCGCGGTCGCGTCACGGTGTGTCTCCTCAGGTTGGCCACTCGAACCTTAGGGCGAGCAATCGAGCCGGTCAACGCCCCATCCGCGCGAGCCGCGGAGGGTCGGCGTCACTCCCACGAGGGCGCGAACCAGGGGTCATCATGGCTGAGTAACGACATCGGGTGGTTCACCCGCAGCCCCGTGCCGCCGCCGGGGCGGCGCTATGGGCGCCGCGCTTAGGGCTGGCGCGGGGGAGCGTCCTTTTCAATGAGCTCGGTGATCGAACGCAGAATCTCGGGTGATACGTCGCCCAGCATGCGCGCCGCGAAACTGACGACGCGCTTGGCCCTCAGGCTCTTCACGAAGGCCAGTTGGGAGTCCACGCGTTCGGGCAGGTCGCCCTCCGAGCCCAGCAGATACTCCGGTGGGATGCGGAAGAATTCGGCGATTCCGGTCAACAGGGCCTCGTCTGTGACAAGGGGGCCTTCACCGGTGATCATGTACGCCCACCGTGCCCGAGAAAGGGGAATTCCCTTGTCTTCCAGTCCCTTCTCGATCTGTTTGTAGGTGTACGGCGCATTGCCTTCGGCCACGACGACGTCGAGCAGGAGATTGATTTTTCTTGCCAGCTCCACCTGCGGGCTAACCGGGGGGTGTTCGCCGGCGCCCGGACCTTCAGTCATGCCTCCATTGTCCCATCCCTCAGGCTGACCGTTCACAGGTCAGACGAGCGTGGCAGTCGGTGCTGCGGGCTTCGCGCCGGTGCGCGCCAGCGTCTGTCGTTCGACGTGCGCCATGAGCAGCCGTTCTGCCGGCGACACGGGCTGGCCCGGGCGAAGCAGCAGGCTGTCCCTGATCTCCACGTGGCGTCGATAGAGGTGCGGCCCCGGCTTGCGAGTGAGGAGGAGCTGCATCGCGGTGAGACGGCGTTCGAGGCTGAGTTCGGGGCTGTCCGCGATCAGGCGACTCCACAGTGGTGTGATGCGCCAGAGCAACCTGCGGTCACGGGCATTCTTGACGCCTGAGGCCACCGCGTCCACGGCGGCCGTGAGCCCGAGGCCGACAACGAGAGCGATCGGGG is a genomic window containing:
- a CDS encoding glucodextranase DOMON-like domain-containing protein, whose product is MTRPRFLLPSFLVVLTLLALPTGCAASARTASTVEAAGSPGAVSHQGQSRKDCIGTARNATSKIWFTVANGILSDVYAPTVDATNVETMQYIVTDGTSFTDLQSRDMTYTVSADATGMVCTVTSTAKSGAYRLVNRYFTDSLRDSVVVRTRFVPLSADAKKNPGRFKLFVRLDANAGGNGGGGSANGGADSAVIDTSTSTGVPVSFDTATESQADRSAYAVPSFLALTANKAFDGIGSGFVGSPSDGLVQLDSTHGLTATGTTATGGNVAQTVGVQRDASNHATLVLGFGTTQASAVKTARATAGTPLARMQASYIAGWASYDRGLIAPALSATGLTPAETATAGRSYYRAANVVKASEDKTYPGAIVAGVNAPWGQSIPANDPSNLFVAGYREVFARDLYEAWTALYTAGDIATARDTVRYLLLSSQQANGSQPRNSLLDGTKAADAFNDQLDETAYPLLMALQSGLADDDDLWPHVKLAANFLISRGPSFGVERWEEQPGYSPSTIAAEIAGLVAAAAIADRHDDPASAAVWRATADQYQRSITSWGVTTTGPLSSSPYFIRLSKTGDPNAAISYNVGNGGPTLDQRAIVDAGFLEYVRLGILPATDQVILDSLVVTDATLQRATASGPGWLRYNGDGYGDCFVGVATNCSVTGAPWTNNFSGLGHPWPVLGVERAQQYLAQGQSDEAAAQLVAINTMTSGPGLVPEQVWDQPDVPASPFGSDPATASIGFVNGQSVGSASPLTWASAAQVRLTAAVGAGTSLEQPAEVLDRYVTHTQGTTPLTVTTPADSAEAEATTTVSGTAEPGAAIAIARVAIDDDSQTATAYGTADASGAFTLNLASAFGTNVLVITSTAAGGGTAQVMRTIVSDAIDGALIFSHEDPLGDDNGPGNYAYPTSGDFTAGAFDLTGFDVYDTGSSVTFRVTTRDLTPTFGSSNGAQLLDVYVRDPAATSDSTAASYPGLNYEVAEPWSKLVEVQGFGNNLFLDSAGRSVGSVAVRANSAAGFVTFRVNKAALGGLPTSGWGFAVALTGQDGTHGSDQTRGFTNTPGAYTFGVCASAQANALCSADPNSVPKIMDALTPHGVAQSDVLDYTARDTVTLPAVVIP